GAAGCAGCAAATTTAGTGTTCCTGGATTAACATCAACCCCACAAAAAATATCGACATGTTACTTAGTGGCCTTTAGCGACTTTCAAAGATGACTATCCCAACGCTAACTACCTAACATTATTGCTCTTTTATGAGCCTGAAAAATAGCCCTGACGAGATTGCCCTTCCAATTAGCTGCCTCTAAAACCTCGAAAGCCGCCTCAGTAGTGCCTCCTTTAAGCCTCATCCCTTCTCTAAGCTTATCTATATCGAGCGGAGAACCTAACCACAACTCAAGCGAACCACTAATAGTTTGAGCAATAAGAGAAATAGCTAATTCTTCGGGAATTCCTGCTGCTCGCGAAGCTTCAAGCATGCTCTGAATAAATGTAAACACGTAACCAGGACCACTGCCAGAAATTGCCGTAACCGCATCCAGCTGTCCCTCATGCTCTAACTCAATGCTAACCCCCGTTGAATTTAATATTTTCTCCGCCATGGCTTTGTTTACATCACTGACATCGCTGCCAACTACATAGGGGTTTGCCCCCTTTCCAATCTGAACCGGCAAATTTGGCATTGAACGCACTATTTGCAAGTGGCCATTAAGCAGATTGCTAATAGTCGCGACTTTAATGCCGGCCATTACTGAAAGAAGCAGCTGCTCTCTAAGGATATAATCTGCAAGCTGCGACGCCGCTACTTGAAAATCCTGCGGCCTAACAGAGG
Above is a window of Deltaproteobacteria bacterium DNA encoding:
- the proC gene encoding pyrroline-5-carboxylate reductase, with protein sequence MGLNIGILGCGKLGTAFARGLLSHRVVSRESLIVFQRGDGERLERLRNEFGCRVFDAVTPVLSECDVIISSVRPQDFQVAASQLADYILREQLLLSVMAGIKVATISNLLNGHLQIVRSMPNLPVQIGKGANPYVVGSDVSDVNKAMAEKILNSTGVSIELEHEGQLDAVTAISGSGPGYVFTFIQSMLEASRAAGIPEELAISLIAQTISGSLELWLGSPLDIDKLREGMRLKGGTTEAAFEVLEAANWKGNLVRAIFQAHKRAIMLGS